A stretch of the Corylus avellana chromosome ca6, CavTom2PMs-1.0 genome encodes the following:
- the LOC132185523 gene encoding probable disease resistance protein RPP1: MLYKLILSGSDIVTIPRCIESFVRLKFLDLNECKQLRKILGLPPNVEKVEAKGCLSLEIFLEEGRRSQLFDTEEPPEPVGVRTVIPGQQSLTDLHLSGSAIVSLPTWFNKFVGLKKLYLEDCKQLREILGLPPNVIKVSAKGCVSLKIFLEEARRSHLFNTVDPQEPVGVEAVSLTQQSLEGMFQLECPFNSLVRLDLSSSAIVSLPSWFNRFVPLGSLSLEGCNQLREIPQLPPNIDYVYLGRCTSLERFPFNNIFNFPKLRWIDFSDCPEHIGNALQYHLFSEGHRKVRRFGCLFQGNKIPDCFSYRKEVSNTNLCEMEITGPVHLNSKNTTFAFSAVIGMSDGQDGDIFQIHVEVTNNGQPINYSSSMETYKSSSSECVWLDYNGSCHSQLKMDNLRVKFECKDFSYNPSKTVFFKSCGFHIEQRYEEEAIGLMDGVELSKRCRDDDDDGDGNLESNLYPQQKRDKR, from the exons ATGTTGTACAAATTAATTCTATCAGGGAGTGATATTGTTACCATTCCACGATGCATCGAAAGTTTTGTTAGATTGAAGTTCCTTGATTTGAATGAATGCAAGCAACTTCGAAAAATTTTAGGACTTCCACCAAATGTAGAAAAGGTAGAAGCTAAGGGGTGCTTGTCATTGgaaatatttttagaagaagGTAGAAGATCTCAATTGTTTGATACGGAGGAGCCACCAGAGCCTGTGGGGGTTAGAACGGTAATTCCAGGACAACAATCATTGACAGACCTACATCTATCAGGTAGCGCAATTGTTAGCCTTCCTACATGGTTCAACAAATTTGTTGGATTGAAGAAACTTTACTTGGAAGATTGCAAGCAGCTTCGAGAAATTCTAGGACTCCCACCAAATGTAATAAAAGTGTCTGCTAAGGGGTGCGTgtcattgaaaatatttttagaggaAGCTAGAAGATCTCATTTGTTTAATACCGTGGACCCACAAGAGCCTGTTGGGGTTGAAGCGGTATCTCTAACACAGCAATCATTGGAAGGAATGTTTCAACTTGAATGCCCTTTCAACAGTTTGGTACGTCTAGATCTATCAAGTAGTGCTATTGTTAGCCTTCCTTCATGGTTCAACAGATTTGTTCCATTGGGTAGCCTTAGCTTGGAAGGTTGCAACCAGCTTCGAGAAATTCCACAACTTCCACCAAATATAGACTATGTCTATTTGGGTAGATGCACGTCTTTGGAAAGATTTCCATTTAATAACATATTCAATTTTCCAAAGCTTCGATGGATTGACTTCTCGGATTGCCCTGAACATATAGGGAATGCTCTACAATATCATTTATTCAGTGag GGACATCGTAAGGTCCGTAGATTTGGCTGTTTATTTCAGGGAAACAAAATTCCAGATTGCTTCAGCTATCGTAAAGAGGTTTCAAATACTAATTTGTGTGAAATGGAAATCACCGGGCCTGTACATTTGAATTCAAAGAATACAACATTTGCTTTCTCTGCTGTTATTGGAATGAGCGATGGACAAGATGGAGATATTTTTCAGATTCATGTTGAAGTCACCAATAATGGTCAACCAATCAATTATAGTTCCTCCATGGAGACATATAAGTCATCCAGCTCAGAATGTGTATGGTTGGATTACAATGGTTCATGCCATTCTCAGCTAAAGATGGATAATCTTCGAGTTAAATTTGAGTGTAAGGATTTCAGTTATAATCCTTCAAAGACGGTGTTCTTTAAAAGTTGCGGATTCCATATAGAACAAAGATATGAAGAGGAAGCGATAGGTTTAATGGATGGTGTTGAACTTTCTAAGAGATGtcgtgatgatgatgatgatggtgatggcAACTTGGAATCCAATTTGTACCCCCAACAAAAGAGGGACAAGAGATAA
- the LOC132185011 gene encoding disease resistance protein RPV1-like, producing the protein MAFQEVSSSSSSSLSSTSSSSSSTRQWVYDVFLSFRGEDTRNNFTAHLYDALVRMAINTYRDDDDLKRGENISPALLKAIEESRISVIVFSQNYASSSWCLDELVKILECRETMEQIVVPVFYKVDPSEVRHQRKSFGVAFAKHEERFKDKQMMVQKWRTALTQVSNLSGWHLGNRSEPEFIREIIEWVNLILVKKTYFQVAQYPVGIESRVQKVKSLLDIEKNDRIRMVGIFGTRGIGKTTLSKAIYNSIDAQFECSCFLENISEASSQKDGLIQLQNKLLSKILGNSSQVVDNVDRGSTLIKQRLSRLRILLVLDDVDDSLQLEKLAGKCDWFGLGSRIIITTRDKPLLLAHGVYSTYEMNGLDHDESLQLFCWNAFKRDKPNDGYVEIAEDAVRHSGGLPLDLTTLGLALKKKRYTLLEKKTGRVQKNF; encoded by the exons ATGGCCTTCCAAGAagtctcttcctcttcctcttcctctttatCTTCCACTTCCTCTTCCTCATCTTCCACCCGTCAATGGGTTTACGATGTGTTCTTGAGCTTTAGAGGCGAAGATACTCGCAACAATTTTACTGCCCATCTATACGACGCTTTGGTTCGAATGGCAATCAACACCTACAGAGATGATGACGACCTCAAAAGAGGAGAGAACATTTCACCGGCACTTCTCAAGGCTATTGAGGAGTCGAGGATTTCAGTCATTGTGTTTTCTCAAAACTATGCATCATCCTCATGGTGCTTGGACGAACTTGTAAAGATCCTTGAGTGTAGGGAAACAATGGAACAAATCGTTGTACCAGTGTTCTACAAGGTAGATCCATCGGAAGTACGGCATCAAAGAAAGAGTTTTGGAGTAGCATTCGCCAAACATGAAGAAAGGTTCAAAGATAAGCAAATGATGGTGCAGAAGTGGAGGACAGCCCTAACACAAGTGAGCAATTTGTCTGGGTGGCATTTAGGGAACAG GAGTGAACCTGAATTTATACGTGAAATCATTGAATGGGTGAATTTGATATTAGTAAAAAAGACATACTTTCAAGTTGCCCAATATCCAGTTGGAATAGAGTCTCGTGTACAAAAGGTGAAGTCGCTTTTGGATATAGAGAAGAATGACAGAATACGCATGGTAGGGATCTTCGGAACTcgtggaattggtaagacaactctctccaaagccatttacaACTCAATTGATGCTCAGTTTGAAtgtagttgttttcttgaaaacattagCGAAGCTTCCAGCCAAAAGGATGGTCTGATCCAATTGCAAAACAAACTTCTTTCAAAGATCCTAGgaaattcaagtcaagtggTTGACAATGTTGATCGAGGAAGTACTTTGATAAAGCAAAGGCTTTCCCGTTTAAGGAtacttctagttcttgatgatgtggatgatTCTCTCCAATTAGAAAAGTTAGCTGGAAAATGTGATTGGTTTGGCTTAGGAAGTAGAATtatcataacaacaagagataaacCTTTACTTCTTGCACATGGAGTTTATTCAACATACGAGATGAATGGGTTGGATCATGATGAATCTCTTCAACTTTTTTGTTGGAATGCCTTTAAAAGAGACAAACCTAATGACGGTTATGTGGAAATTGCAGAAGATGCAGTACGTCATAGTGGAGGATTGCCACTAGATTTAACAACGCTAGGCTTGGctctaaagaaaaagagatataCTTTGTTGGAAAAGAAAACTGGACGAGTACAAAAgaatttctaa